Proteins co-encoded in one Thermoanaerobaculia bacterium genomic window:
- a CDS encoding dienelactone hydrolase family protein: MTEDRIVIETPDGPMEAHRAAPPDGDRGPAVVVLQEAFGVDDHVRSVCRRFAREGYVALAPELYHREGSGRTFGYDDFAAVRPHLAALTNDGIASDIRAALGAVRADRSVDGARVAAVGFCAGGFAAFLAACRTDVAAAVCFYGGGIVRERPGMKLAPLLPEAAGVSCPVLAFFGAEDASIPAADVEAIGARLRALGKTFEIVSYPGAGHGFFNDERSSYRADAAVDAWQRTLDWLERRLAA, translated from the coding sequence ATGACCGAGGATCGGATCGTCATCGAAACGCCCGACGGGCCGATGGAGGCGCACCGGGCGGCGCCCCCCGACGGCGACCGCGGCCCCGCCGTCGTCGTCCTCCAGGAGGCGTTCGGCGTCGACGACCACGTCCGCTCGGTCTGCCGCCGCTTCGCGAGGGAGGGGTACGTCGCGCTGGCGCCGGAGCTGTATCACCGGGAAGGGTCGGGGCGGACGTTCGGCTACGACGACTTCGCCGCCGTGCGGCCGCATCTGGCGGCCTTGACCAACGACGGCATCGCCTCCGACATCCGCGCGGCGCTCGGCGCGGTGCGCGCGGACCGGTCGGTCGACGGCGCCCGCGTCGCGGCCGTGGGTTTCTGCGCCGGCGGGTTCGCGGCGTTCCTCGCGGCCTGCCGGACCGACGTCGCGGCCGCCGTGTGCTTCTACGGCGGCGGCATCGTCCGCGAGCGGCCCGGGATGAAGCTCGCGCCGCTGCTGCCCGAGGCCGCCGGCGTCTCGTGCCCGGTCCTCGCGTTCTTCGGGGCCGAGGACGCGTCGATTCCCGCGGCGGACGTCGAAGCGATCGGCGCCCGTCTTCGCGCGCTCGGCAAGACCTTCGAGATCGTGTCCTATCCCGGAGCCGGCCACGGTTTCTTCAACGACGAGCGATCGTCCTACCGCGCCGACGCCGCCGTCGACGCGTGGCAGAGGACGCTCGACTGGCTGGAGCGCCGCCTGGCGGCGTGA
- a CDS encoding EamA family transporter, translating to LLLYSVCCAIWGSTWLVIKIGLADLPPLRFAGLRMALACAILTFFAFRGAARPKAGEVRAIALAGFLQIGVSYALVFAAERTIDSGMTAVLFASFPIWISLFAHAFLPGEPLRPAAVIAAAIGLAGVALLELPAVEAALGGGSFPIAALLPLGASIASAFANVWMKKRLGGVAPRVNLWGQTLVGSAFLLGISALLESHRPARWTLRAFGALAYLSVLGTVVAFLALFWLIPRVPMATIGAIPLIDTLVAVTLGAIVLEESVGWRFFAGGAMILTGASLATPGVFGIRRRAA from the coding sequence TCCTCCTCCTCTATTCGGTCTGCTGCGCGATCTGGGGCTCGACGTGGCTCGTGATCAAGATCGGCCTGGCCGACCTGCCGCCGCTGCGCTTCGCCGGCCTCCGGATGGCGCTCGCGTGCGCGATCCTGACGTTCTTCGCGTTCCGCGGCGCGGCGCGGCCGAAAGCCGGCGAGGTTCGGGCGATCGCGCTCGCCGGCTTCCTCCAGATCGGCGTCTCCTATGCGCTCGTCTTCGCGGCCGAGCGGACGATCGATTCCGGCATGACGGCGGTCCTCTTCGCGAGCTTTCCGATCTGGATCTCGCTCTTCGCTCACGCGTTCCTTCCGGGCGAGCCGCTCCGGCCGGCCGCCGTGATCGCCGCCGCGATCGGGCTGGCGGGTGTGGCTCTGCTCGAGCTCCCGGCCGTGGAGGCGGCGCTGGGCGGAGGAAGCTTCCCGATCGCCGCGCTCCTCCCTCTCGGGGCGTCGATCGCGTCCGCGTTCGCCAACGTCTGGATGAAGAAGCGGCTCGGAGGGGTCGCCCCGCGGGTGAACCTGTGGGGGCAGACCCTCGTCGGCTCGGCGTTCCTCCTCGGGATCTCCGCGCTCCTCGAATCGCATCGGCCCGCGCGCTGGACGCTTCGGGCCTTCGGAGCGCTGGCCTACCTCTCCGTGCTCGGAACCGTGGTCGCGTTCCTCGCGCTCTTCTGGCTGATTCCCCGCGTGCCGATGGCGACGATCGGCGCCATCCCGCTGATCGACACGCTCGTGGCGGTGACGCTCGGCGCCATCGTGCTCGAGGAGAGCGTCGGCTGGCGGTTCTTCGCCGGAGGCGCGATGATCCTCACGGGCGCCTCGCTCGCGACTCCGGGGGTGTTCGGCATTCGGCGGCGCGCCGCGTGA